In Bubalus bubalis isolate 160015118507 breed Murrah chromosome 3, NDDB_SH_1, whole genome shotgun sequence, a genomic segment contains:
- the CCDC182 gene encoding coiled-coil domain-containing protein 182 has protein sequence MEPLYQSGSILMKVNTLQGKKMVESGLQSGDFSLPPSWSSSLLPPADLEILQQKVAGMQRELEDFKKEALRAIRYLEDAFCEMNGALVQQEEQAARVKQRLREEEDRGVVRNKVLTFLLPREKQLREHCKRLEFLLLGRGRDPPSIPGKTQAK, from the coding sequence ATGGAGCCCCTCTATCAATCCGGTTCCATTCTTATGAAGGTGAACACTTTACAAGGGAAGAAGATGGTGGAGAGCGGCCTCCAGTCTGGGGACTTCTCGCTGCCCCCGTCGTGGTCCTCCAGCCTCCTGCCGCCGGCCGACCTAGAGATCCTGCAGCAGAAGGTGGCCGGGATGCAGCGAGAGCTGGAGGACTTCAAGAAGGAGGCGCTCAGGGCCATCCGCTACCTGGAAGACGCCTTCTGCGAGATGAACGGGGCCCTGGTGCAGCAGGAGGAGCAGGCGGCCCGCGTGAAGCAGCGGCTGCGGGAGGAGGAGGATCGGGGCGTCGTGCGGAACAAGGTCCTCACCTTCCTGCTGCCCCGGGAGAAGCAGCTCCGGGAGCACTGCAAGCGGCTGGAGTTCCTGCTGCTGGGCCGGGGCCGCGACCCCCCGAGCATCCCTGGGAAGACCCAGGCCAAATGA